A region from the Leopardus geoffroyi isolate Oge1 chromosome E3, O.geoffroyi_Oge1_pat1.0, whole genome shotgun sequence genome encodes:
- the PVRIG gene encoding transmembrane protein PVRIG isoform X2: MDRPRALVLLLALLTLCITAGTPEVWVQVQMEATKSPSFTVRCGFLGSGSVSLVTVSSGGPDGAGGTRLAVLHPEFGIQHWPPACQVHWETKTSISLTLEEGSEGISPNPNTTFCCKFVSFPEGSQEACGNLLLSTDQGLPAPTPSPILRADLAGILGVSGVLIFGCVYLLYLLHRQRHWSVMKLQPPFTSPQTQTRARVASQASLASLHIPYTTVNTNHYRLATLDTVLQPRPLSPWAVFPAHTACQPRPPAPWVPLPASARSSFISIENGLYAQAGERPLPVGPNLVHFPDPVGHRAMEEHLGVR; the protein is encoded by the exons ATGGACAGGCCCCGGGCCCTGGTCCTGCTCTTGGCGCTGCTGACACTCTGCATCACTGCTG GGACCCCTGAAGTGTGGGTGCAAGTTCAGATGGAGGCCACCAAGTCCCCGTCCTTCACTGTCCGCTGTGGATTCCTGGGATCTGGTTCTGTCTCCCTGGTGACTGTGAGCTCTGGGGGGCCCGACGGTGCCGGAGGGACTAGACTGGCTGTTTTGCACCCAGAATTTGGCATCCAGCATTGGCCCCCTGCCTGCCAGGtccactgggaaaccaaaaccaGCATCTCCCTCACCTTGGAAGAAGGGTCTGAGGGGATAAGCCCCAATCCCAACACCACCTTCTGCTgcaaatttgtttcctttcctgaagGCTCCCAGGAGGCCTGTGGGAACCTCTTGCTCAGCACAGACCAAG ggctccctgcccctaccccatccCCCATTCTGCGGGCTGACCTGGCTGGGATCTTGGGGGTCTCAGGGGTCCTCATCTTTGGCTGTGTCTACCTTCTCTACCTGCTGCATCGGCAGAGGCACTG GTCTGTCATGAAGCTTCAGCCACCCTTCACCAGCCCCCAGACACAGACGCGAGCAAGG GTGGCCAGCCAagcctccctggcctctctccACATCCCGTACACTACTGTCAATACCAACCATTACCGCCTCGCCACTCTAGACACGGTTCTTCAGCCCCGGCCACTGTCCCCATGGGCAGTGTTCCCCGCCCACACGGCGTGCCAACCTCGGCCTCCTGCCCCCTGGGTGCCCCTGCCAGCCTCTGCACGCAGCAGTTTCATCTCCATTGAGAATGGACTTTATGCTCAGGCGGGAGAGCGGCCTCTCCCAGTTGGCCCCAACCTTGTCCATTTCCCTGACCCTGTGGGGCACAGAGCCATGGAGGAGCACTTAGGAGTTCGATGA
- the PVRIG gene encoding transmembrane protein PVRIG isoform X3 — MDRPRALVLLLALLTLCITAEFGIQHWPPACQVHWETKTSISLTLEEGSEGISPNPNTTFCCKFVSFPEGSQEACGNLLLSTDQGLPAPTPSPILRADLAGILGVSGVLIFGCVYLLYLLHRQRHWSVMKLQPPFTSPQTQTRARQVASQASLASLHIPYTTVNTNHYRLATLDTVLQPRPLSPWAVFPAHTACQPRPPAPWVPLPASARSSFISIENGLYAQAGERPLPVGPNLVHFPDPVGHRAMEEHLGVR; from the exons ATGGACAGGCCCCGGGCCCTGGTCCTGCTCTTGGCGCTGCTGACACTCTGCATCACTGCTG AATTTGGCATCCAGCATTGGCCCCCTGCCTGCCAGGtccactgggaaaccaaaaccaGCATCTCCCTCACCTTGGAAGAAGGGTCTGAGGGGATAAGCCCCAATCCCAACACCACCTTCTGCTgcaaatttgtttcctttcctgaagGCTCCCAGGAGGCCTGTGGGAACCTCTTGCTCAGCACAGACCAAG ggctccctgcccctaccccatccCCCATTCTGCGGGCTGACCTGGCTGGGATCTTGGGGGTCTCAGGGGTCCTCATCTTTGGCTGTGTCTACCTTCTCTACCTGCTGCATCGGCAGAGGCACTG GTCTGTCATGAAGCTTCAGCCACCCTTCACCAGCCCCCAGACACAGACGCGAGCAAGG CAGGTGGCCAGCCAagcctccctggcctctctccACATCCCGTACACTACTGTCAATACCAACCATTACCGCCTCGCCACTCTAGACACGGTTCTTCAGCCCCGGCCACTGTCCCCATGGGCAGTGTTCCCCGCCCACACGGCGTGCCAACCTCGGCCTCCTGCCCCCTGGGTGCCCCTGCCAGCCTCTGCACGCAGCAGTTTCATCTCCATTGAGAATGGACTTTATGCTCAGGCGGGAGAGCGGCCTCTCCCAGTTGGCCCCAACCTTGTCCATTTCCCTGACCCTGTGGGGCACAGAGCCATGGAGGAGCACTTAGGAGTTCGATGA
- the PVRIG gene encoding transmembrane protein PVRIG isoform X1 encodes MDRPRALVLLLALLTLCITAGTPEVWVQVQMEATKSPSFTVRCGFLGSGSVSLVTVSSGGPDGAGGTRLAVLHPEFGIQHWPPACQVHWETKTSISLTLEEGSEGISPNPNTTFCCKFVSFPEGSQEACGNLLLSTDQGLPAPTPSPILRADLAGILGVSGVLIFGCVYLLYLLHRQRHWSVMKLQPPFTSPQTQTRARQVASQASLASLHIPYTTVNTNHYRLATLDTVLQPRPLSPWAVFPAHTACQPRPPAPWVPLPASARSSFISIENGLYAQAGERPLPVGPNLVHFPDPVGHRAMEEHLGVR; translated from the exons ATGGACAGGCCCCGGGCCCTGGTCCTGCTCTTGGCGCTGCTGACACTCTGCATCACTGCTG GGACCCCTGAAGTGTGGGTGCAAGTTCAGATGGAGGCCACCAAGTCCCCGTCCTTCACTGTCCGCTGTGGATTCCTGGGATCTGGTTCTGTCTCCCTGGTGACTGTGAGCTCTGGGGGGCCCGACGGTGCCGGAGGGACTAGACTGGCTGTTTTGCACCCAGAATTTGGCATCCAGCATTGGCCCCCTGCCTGCCAGGtccactgggaaaccaaaaccaGCATCTCCCTCACCTTGGAAGAAGGGTCTGAGGGGATAAGCCCCAATCCCAACACCACCTTCTGCTgcaaatttgtttcctttcctgaagGCTCCCAGGAGGCCTGTGGGAACCTCTTGCTCAGCACAGACCAAG ggctccctgcccctaccccatccCCCATTCTGCGGGCTGACCTGGCTGGGATCTTGGGGGTCTCAGGGGTCCTCATCTTTGGCTGTGTCTACCTTCTCTACCTGCTGCATCGGCAGAGGCACTG GTCTGTCATGAAGCTTCAGCCACCCTTCACCAGCCCCCAGACACAGACGCGAGCAAGG CAGGTGGCCAGCCAagcctccctggcctctctccACATCCCGTACACTACTGTCAATACCAACCATTACCGCCTCGCCACTCTAGACACGGTTCTTCAGCCCCGGCCACTGTCCCCATGGGCAGTGTTCCCCGCCCACACGGCGTGCCAACCTCGGCCTCCTGCCCCCTGGGTGCCCCTGCCAGCCTCTGCACGCAGCAGTTTCATCTCCATTGAGAATGGACTTTATGCTCAGGCGGGAGAGCGGCCTCTCCCAGTTGGCCCCAACCTTGTCCATTTCCCTGACCCTGTGGGGCACAGAGCCATGGAGGAGCACTTAGGAGTTCGATGA